The segment GCAGAAAGAGCCTGGGGTGGTGTCTAGCTCAGAGCAGTTTCGGCATGCACCTCTCCTACGTGTGTGTTTATTATTGATAAATTATCCAGGAGCTGCAGTATGAATATATTACATTATAAAGCAGGGATTGTATATTTTTGGGTGCACTGTGCAGCTtcccagatcttagttccctgacaagggcttgaacctgggccatggcagtgcaagcctgagtcctcaccactggaccaccagggaaatcccagggattctttttaaagtcatttgGGTTTCTTGATTAGCAAATAGCTGTCTCATATTCTTTGCTGTTGTGTTTTCTTCCTATTGATtgttgtgttcttttttaaaaaaatatttatgtatttatttttttaaattttggctgtgctgggtctttgttgctgcacactggctttctctagttgtggcaagtgggggctactctctggttgaaATGcaagagcttctcattgtggtggcttctcttgttgagcaaTGCATGCTCAAGGGTACGCAGGCTTctgttgtggcgtgtgggctcagtagttggggctcgcAGCCTCCAgagctcattagttgtggcacatggggctTTGTGACATATGGGatttcccggaccagggatcgaactcgtgtcccttgcattacaagacagattcttaaccccttgaccaccagggaagccccataaatgtTATTGATCATGAATATAACAGCATTTTGTTTACAATTTGTCATAGTTGCAAATTTTTCTCCcagttcaacattaaaaaattgttATGGCATTTTTTGCTACAcagaatttttacatttttattagctGAGTATAAttatctttttcttgatttttgctaTTGCTTAACTCCTACaagattttaaaactttgtgtgtgtgcatgagtatacgtgtgtgtgtgtatgagtatacatgtgtgtgtgtgtatgcatgtgtgtgtattccaTAGCCATATCTTCTTCCAGACTTTTCTATTGTAGTTTCAATTTTAATGCCTAAAGGTGATTTTTCTGGAAGTTATAAGTTACTCTTACAAAGAATAACCATGAGGAAATTCCcaagcagtccagtggttaggactctgattGCCAAGGGCTTAGGTTTGATCCTtcatctgggaactaagattccacaagctgtgtggttaaaaaaaaagaataaacataatCTAGATTTACTTTTTTCTCAAAAAACTTTCTCATTGTCTGATCCTTATTATCGGGGGGAGCTTCATGGGTGTACAACCTACACAGTTGACACAGGGCCCCATGCTTAGAACATAGGTGTCTTTAAAGTTTAAGACCAAACTGAACATAAATGGAAGTTTTAcgttttcttcctgccctccaaGGCCCCTGGGGTGTAGGGACCTCCCTTTGTGTCTAGAGGCATGGCTGTGTGACCTGTGGAAGCTACTCCCCAACACAGGAACCCCCGCCCCcactcctcatttgtaaaaccaCACTGCTCTGAACCTGTTCAGGTCAGGGACACTTTCTAGCCTGCTGAGAGCTCTAGACTCTGGCCACAgtcatgcacacatgtgtgtagcTGGCAGCCTCTGATGTCATGGGGCATTAAGGACCCCTGAACTGGGGGTCCTTTGGCCATAAGAGTGTCCAGGAAAGAGGCCTTGGGGCAGGAATGGGGAAGGAAGAGCCAAGGTTGCTGGCAGGCCCTGGCATAGGTGGGTAGGTGGGAGTGCCTACATGGGGCTTAGTATGTGGACGTGTGTAACAGTTCATATGCgcaagtgcatgtgtgtgcagggCACATGCGTGTGTCTGCTCTGCAGGACACTGAGTCCAAGGCTTCCCATCAGTGAGGGTGGTGGCCACGCGGGTCAAGCTCAAGCTCATGTGCCTGGCCCTGTAGATTTTCAGACACATCCTGCAGCGGGAACTTCCGGAGCCATGCCAGTCCCTTTCCCGAAAGTTCACTGAGTGGTCCTATGGGCCCGTGCGGGTGTCGCTGTATGACCTGGCCTCTGTGGACAGCTGGGAGGAAAACTCAGTGCTGGAGATCATCGCCTTTCACTCCCGAAGCCCGGTGAGCCTGCGGGGCGGGGGTGTGCCTAGGGGGCCTGGCAGAGCTTCCTGCAAGGTCTACCACTTGGGTCAGCCTGCTGGACCACGTGGGACCTGAAACCAGGATATGGCGGTGTGGCCTCATGTCCTCACCCAGCCCCTGGGCACATGCTCACTCCACACACTGGTGCCACCCGACCTGGGGATCACGCCAGGGTGTCCTCTCTGTTGCCAAGCACCTGCTCAGGACTGGTCACTCTGTAGctgtgagggtggggaggggtcatTTGGGGCTCCCcgtcctctccccctcccctggtGCCCCCAACTGTACTTGCTGAACCAAACGCGCCTCTGACTCTCACCTGCTGTCCCAGCTCCGGCACCGGATGGTAGTCTTGGAGCCGCTGAACAAATTGCTGAAGGCGAAGTCGAATCTGCTCATCCCCAGGTTCCTCTTCAACTTCCTGTGTTACTTGACCTACATGCTCATCTTCACCACTGTCACCTACTACCAGCCTGCCCTGGAAAAGGTAAGGCGGGGAAGGGCACGTCCTGGGGAGGCTTGCTGGAAACAACCCTGGCAGAAGACAGGGCAAGGATTATCACCCGCCCTGCAGATGCTGACCGCTGGGCGCTGCAGCCACGCGCTAACCTAGCTGGTCACAGTATGGAAGTAACAGCATAGTGGTAACAACAATAGTTAGGACTTAGTGAGTGTGCACCGTATGTGAGAAAGTGTTCCACATGACTGACATGTGTTAACATATTTAATTAATCTCACAACAAGTCTCTGAGATGATAACTCTCATCATCGCTGGTTTACAGGTGAGGGAagggaggcacagagagattaagcagCTTCTCTTAATGGAGATGGGGCCTGAAACcagacagtctggctccagagcccctgcTTGCTCTGCTGCTCTGGGGGCCTCCCCACTGCTCACACTCAGAATGGGCCCCCAGCCTAGCTATCAGTGGGGGGCTGCTGGGAGGGGACCCCAGGCTGAGCCAAGTGTCTCTTCGAACAGGACTTCCTCCCACTGGAATTGACGGCTGGGAACACCATGCTGCTGTTGGGCCACGTGCTGCTCCTGCTCGGGGGGGTCAACCTCCTTATAGGCCAGGTGAGGGCTCCCCCGACCACCCCGCTCCAAACCCAGAATCCTGCTCTGAGGAGCCTGGGCACAGGTTAACCAAGTCCCTGCATTTTCAGGAGACTGAGCCCCATACCTGGTCCCGTGCTAACCAGCTTCAGAGCAGCTTTGCCTTCTGGGCTGAACGCCCTAACCCTGCTGTTCTTGCTGGGGTGCCCTCAGGGCGGCAAATGACTCCTGTGATCCCCTGGCAGTGCCAGCTCTGCTCCCCTGTGAATGGAGCTAGATGCCCCCCAGCCCACGGTCCCTTGGCTGGGTCATTCCTCACTTGAGGAGCACAGAAGGGTAGGCTAGGGGCCTGAGCAGGACATCCTCAGGGGAAGATGCTGCCAGCTTGCAGGAGACAGACTGGGCCATGGTGTGGAGACTCTCTGGGAGGCCAGGGTGGCTGGAGCACTGGATGGTCCCTGGGCagccagggagggggagggaaaggAGCCCCCCTCATCGTATGGAGCGTGAGCCCTCCAGCTGGATCCACAGGGAGCCAGGGGGTCCCTGGCATTGTCTGGGTGTCTTGACAGTTTGGAAACAGGGTCTGGGGCTTTCTCAGCTACCAGCCGGATTCATAAGCACCCCAAAAGTCAAAGCTGCCACCTGAGCCCCCGAGGTGGTTTTGGTCGGATTGTGACAGGCCGGCGGGCGGAGAGCATGGCAGTGGTGATCCAGCCCTGAGGGCAGTGGGGCTGTGTTGTGGCCCCCCACGTGTCACGGCCTGTCCTCCCGGCCCCCTTGCCCCCCTGCAGCTATGGTACTTCTGGAGGCGTCGTCTGTTCATCTGGATCTCCTTCATGGACAGCTACTTTGAAATCCTCTTGTACGTGAGGCCTTACCCATCCTCCCCCATCTTGGCCTGGGCACCACGCTGGCTTTGGGGACCAGGGAGCTCCAGGGGCTGGGACCAGCATGCAGGCCAGACCCAGGAGCTGGGCTGCTGTTGGGTCCAGCTCATCAATGAGATAGTCACGTCGACCGAGTCCTCGCTCTGCCTCAGTGGAGCCTAAAGTCTTTACCTGCTGTGTCTCACTGAATCCTCACTGACACCCGCCGAGTCAGGCATTGTTACTGTCACACTCATTTTACAGGGGAGGGAACTGGGGCCCTCAGGGACCTCACCCAAGATGGAGGTCAGGATGCTCAGGCCCAGTCTGGACACGGGGAGGACATCTCATCTCTGAGACCGCGGCAGGGTTGGGGGGCAGTGAGGGTCTGCCCCGGCCAGGGGAGGCCCGCGAGCTGACCGACGCTGCCCCCCCCAGCCTGGTCCAGGCACTGCTCACCGTGCTGTCCCAGGTGCTGCGCTTCTTGGCCGTCAAGGGATACCTGCCGCTGCTCGTGTGCTCTCTGGTGCTGGGCTGGCTGAACCTGCTCTACTACATGCGTGGCTTCCAGTACACGGGCATATACAGCGTCATGATCCAGAAGGTAAGAGGCAGGGGCAGCCCCGTGCAGCCAGACTGGGCAGAGCTGGACACTGTACCCCAGGGGCACTCCTTTTGGGCTCAGCAGGCAGGTGCTgaccgcccccgcccccagctaGGCTAGGCAGAGGGGAACGTGAGCAAGTCTGCCCGTGCCCCGTGCCCCCAGACGCTTACCAAGTGTCAGCATCAGGGCGCACATACCTGTGCCTGCTCTCAGGGTCTGCCCTCCATACGGGTAagcacatgtgcacatgtgtgtgctggCAAGTGTCCACACAGGAGCACGCGCCTCCTTGCTCGCTGAAGTAGCAGGGACCAAGCACAGAAGCTCACCGGTGTGCCTGTGCCCTGGGTCGTCTGGGCACGTGGAGGTGCctgcattcattcagtcattcaacaaacatttaggaAGCGGATGCTAGGTAtgggtcaggcactgttctaagtgtcaGGAACACAGTATTTTGTTCACAAACAGAATAGATCTCGCTCTCCTGAAGCTGACATTCTAGCCGAGGAGACAgcataagaaaacaaatgagaatGCTGCATTACACTAAATTCTCTGAAGGAAACATGTAAGGGGGTGTGAGGGACAGTGATGGGCGCTGTAGACCAGCTGCTCTGCGGGTCTCTTTGCAGAGGTGGCATGTACGTTAAGATCTGAGAGAATGATCCAGCCACCACAGACTCAAGGAAGTAGAAATCTAAGCAAAGGGACTGAGGCCGGAAGCCAGAGCGAGCTGGGACGGCTAGGGACAGACAGAGGCTGGGAGGGTATGGGAGGAAGTGGGGGGAAGGGAGTGGTTTTGCTGGCCTCGGGGAGGCCCCTGGAggatttcagtcatgtccaactctttgcaaccctatggactatggccctccaggctcctctgtccatgggattctccaggcaagaatactggagtgggttgctatgttctcctccaggggatcttccccaccaagggatggaacccgcgtctctcacatctcccactttggaaggcaggttctttcccactgagccacccgggaagctcagtgacattaagtacattcacagtgttgtacaaccATCTCCATCATCTCCAGGACTTGTCCACCTTCCCCAGTTGAAATTCTGTCCCACGAAACCCGAACTCCCCATTACTCGCCTCCTCCTTGCCCCTGGTGACCACACTAtgactttctatctctatgaatttCACTATTCTGAGTGCCTCATCACATAAGTACcagttatacagtatttgttcttttgtgtctggcttatttccctgggcataatgtcctcaaggttcatctctgCTATCACACATTAGAATTCCCTTTCtgtttaagactgaataatactgCACTGTATGTAGACACCACATTTagtttatctgttcatccatctgTGAACAATTGGGTTGTTGCCACCTCTGGCTGTTTGAACAACGCTGCTGCAAACACGGGTGCCCGGGTTATCTGTTCGAATCCTTGTTTTCCATTCCTTCTTTTGAGTGCATGTCCAGACGTGGAGCCGCTGGAGCCTGTGGTTTAATTTTTTGGCcctggagggttttgagcaggaAAATGATATGATCtgatatagatttttttaaagacccCCCTTCTCACTGTGGCTCCACAGGGCCTGTGTATGCACACATTGTCCATGTGCGTGTGCACCTGTGCAGGGCTGAGGCAGGGTCTGGAGTCACACCTAGTGACCTGGCCCCCCCCACCAACTCTGGGGCATATGTTCTAGGTCATCCTTCGGGACCTGCTCCGCTTCCTTGGGGTCTACTTAGTCTTCCTTTTCGGCTTCGCTGTTGGTAAAAGCCCTCGCTCCCCCACCCAGCCCTTGCCCACCCTTGAGGCTGCCTGCTGGTCTCCCCTAGGCTGAGCACCCTCTGCCTCTCTTCCCTCCGCGCAGCACTAGTGAGCCTGAGTCGGGAGCCCCAGGACACCGGGGCCCCTGCGGGTTCCAACACCACAGAGGTGGCGGGGAAGGAGGACAAGGAGGCCCCATACCAGGGCATCCTGGACACCTCCTTGGAGCTGTTCAAGTTCACCATCGGCATGGGCGAGCTGGCCTTCCAAGACCAGCTGCACTTCCGCggtgtggtgctgctgctgctcttggcCTATGTGCTTCTCACCTATGTCTTGCTGCTCAACATGCTCATCGCGCTCATGAGCGAGACCGTCAACAGCGTCGCCACTGACAGCTGGAGCATCTGGAAGCTGCAGGTACCTGGGGAGGGTCCCCATCGCCTCCTGCGTCCTGAGCCCCCGAGTGGGATCTCCCTcgtccattccttccttcctgcacAGGGCTGATTTGAGGACAGATCACGTCTTGGGAGGTGCCTCGCACATACTAGGTGCTGTGTGCTAGCTGCCATCATCATTAGTACTAAGTGTTTCCCGAGTGCCCAGTGCAGGGCTAGACATGGTTCTAGGCTCCAAGCATATGGCAGAGAACGAGATGAAGACTCCACCCTCGTGCATCCCACTTCTGTACTCATCGAATGTTCAGTGGGGTTAGCTTGGTGGGCAACACATGTGggatgcaggggcctgggttggCCTGGCCTGGAGGAGCTGagggggagggcagaggctggggtAGCTGGGAGCTGATGAGACCTGGGAGGGTCAGGGTGGGTCTGGAGAGGTGCTGCAGGGAGAGCCTTGTGGGTGAGGGGGTGCTGAACTGTGTGACCAATTCActgctgaccttgggcaagccacttatcttctctgagcctcacctGCAAAGTTCCATGCTGCCCCCACCTGGCTTGAGTGCCAGGGGCAGGCACTGTGAAGTTCTGCACCTGCTGGAGTTCTAGAAGCTGTAGTTAAGTGACtgcaagtcactgcagggcatgCATCACCTGCGGGCTTCCCAGCAATCACCCAGGACACGTCATCCTCAGTCTCTAAGTGGGAACACATTCAGGGGACGCAGGGCTTGACACACAGGCAtgtgaactgtggggctggattCAGATGCACGCACTTCACAGATGCTGAGTTACACTGTGAAGTGCCGGCCGCGCTGTCTGACGAATCCTTTGTTCCCAGAAAGCCATCTCTGTCCTAGAGATGGAGAAGGGCTACTGGTGGTGCAGGAGGAAGCAGCAGCGGGCAGGGGTGAAGCTGACAGTTGGCTCCAGGCCAGATGGTAGCCCCGATGAGCGCTGGTGCTTCAGGTGAGCAGGGGGGTGGGGCAGCCTGGGGGCCCTCCTGAAAAGCAGCGGGGGAGCAGCTAGGAAGGAAAGCCAGGTCTGGAGGGAAAGGCAGGGTCTGCGTGCCCGAGGACTCTGGCCAGGGCCAGCAAGGTCAGTGCTGCTAGACCTCATTAGACCCAGAGCTCCAAGGCCTGCCGCTCTATCAGTTCATCTTCCTATCCACTGACTGAAACTGAAGGTCCCTCCCCGATGGTCCTGATTAACTCCTTCAGGCCTGAAATGGGGTACAGTCAGGAGGTCAAAAGCCAGAGGCATCCTGGGGTCAGAGTGTGCTAAGCCTGCTGTGACTGGTTGGCTTTGCccttccaccctcctcccccatccTGACCCTGAGGCTGCAACCCTTCCCCCGAGAGCAGACTCTCCCCACCGAGAGGGAGCCTGGTGACAAGTGCACAGCCAGAAACACACTTTTCTGAGGGCATAGCCCAGCAAGGGGGTGGGTCTTAGGACATggagtagctgtgaaaagactcCAGAGCCTGGGTCCACAAAGACCCAGCTCCTCTAAACTCCTCTCTGGATGCTGGGGACAATCCAGGTCACTGTGAAGAGCCAGAGGGGAGAGACACCCGTTCCTCCCTGTGGGCCCCTGGCAGGGGCAACGGTCTGAGAGctgggagcacaggctcaggtgGGCTGGTGGATGGTCCAGAGTCCCGCAGAGAAGACTCGCCCTCCTTGCCCTCCTCTGGGGCAGCCGCTCTCCTGCACCCCCGGCCTCCTGGAGCCTCACAGCTACCCTGTCTCCTGCAGGGTGGAGGAAGTGAACTGGGCTGCGTGGGAGCAGACGCTGCCCACAGTGTGCGAGGAGCCCTCAGGGCGGGGCGGCCCTGGTGAGTGGCTGTGGGGTGTGCGTCAGTGTCTGCCTGGCCCACAGCACAGAGAGTCTGGGCTCCAGGCTCCATCCGTGGAGGGGCTTTGTCCCATAAAGTGGCGCCTTCCCCAGTCTGTCCCCCACCTCCTCACCATCACTTGGGCAACTAGCTCCTGGTGcaccctcccctcctgcctcttCCTGTCTAGGTTTCTGTCTGTCTGCTGCACTCTCCACTCATTCAATGGGTTCTGGGGGGACCCAACAGAGGAACAAGTTAGGGAGCCCCCAGTGCCCAATGGCTCCACCCCGAGAGGCCAGCCTGGCCACCCCCACACCTGACTGAGAAGCCACTTCCTCTGCCTTTGCCTCACGGCCCAGGCTTGTTCAAGGCCCCCTCCATAGAAAGGCCCCTCCATTCTAGGGTGGTGCTGGCCCCCCTCCAAGAAGGATCCCCACCAGAGGCCTATTCTGAGGACTGGCTCTCTGCAGGGCAGGCCCCTTTAGAATCCTCTGTAGCTCCCACTTCAAGACTTCTGGCTgcccttctctcctttctcatgCTCTTTCCAGACTCCACCTGCTGTGCCCTGGCCCCCTCCCCACAACAGCCTCCCCATCACCCGAGAAACCTGTGTGTGGAGTCTCCTCTGGCCTCCAGGGCTCCCGGGTCCTTGACCACACGGCCCTCACTGATAACTTCCTGCCCACTTGTCTGTGTGTTTCCTGCCCTCCGAGCCCTGCTGTCCCCTCCCTTCAAGACTCTGAAAATCCCCTTGTCGTTCCACACCCCACTGCCTGCTGTGACCTCTAACTGGACATCACCATCGGGAACAGCCTTGGGGCTGCCCTGCCAGGACCACATTTGTCAGCCCGCCCCTCTTCGCCCAGGCGGGAGGACTTGTGGGTCCCTACCACCCCCTGCCTCCTGGTGCTGAGTGTCCTTGGGACTCTctgccctgccccttccctcccaCACCTGCACCCAGACCTTAGACGAGGCTTTTGGCTCCCAGCTCATCCCACTCCAGTCCCTCTGATACAGACAAAAACCACACACAGCCCCCAGCACACAACGCCTCCCACTGCCTGGAAGGCCACACTCCTCCTCCTCAGGTCAAGGCCCCAAACTGTTGTCCAGCCCCCTCCCTGCACCTCCCTCCATGTGACGACAGTCCCTCAACAGTGCTCCctgttcctttctctccttgGCTCTGTCCCAAGTGCCCTTCCATTCTCTGGGCATCCACCTTTCCCAGCTTCTCCCTGGGGTGGGTGGTCTCCTCTATTCTCTGAGCACCTGATTCTCACCACCCTCTGGCTTTTCAGCACATCATCTCAGGTGTTCCGGTTTCTAACACAAAAGCCTGTCACCTGCAGGCACTCTCAGCTCCTGGGAGGAGGCCCCTGATGGGCACGTGGTGGGGGGAGGCATTGCCGGGGACTCGCCCGCTGTCTACAGGCAGGAGTGGTGCCATAGCTGTGGCCTCCTCCTGTTCGCTGGCGCCTGCCTCCTGGGGTACACACCCTGAGGACCAGGCCACTGTGGTCTTCATCCCTTTACAGGTGCCATCACCAGCCCGGCTTTGGCCTCCCAGTCCAGCCAGGACAGCGCGGTGGAGGA is part of the Bubalus kerabau isolate K-KA32 ecotype Philippines breed swamp buffalo chromosome 4, PCC_UOA_SB_1v2, whole genome shotgun sequence genome and harbors:
- the TRPV2 gene encoding transient receptor potential cation channel subfamily V member 2, whose translation is MTTPSSSPAFRLETSDGGDEDGAQGDIGNGGGSSEPPPMESRFQSEDRNSSPQIRVNLNFRRSAGASQPDPNRFGRDRLFSAVARGAPEDLAGLPEYLRRTSKYLTDSEYREGSTGKTCLMKAVLNLRDGANACIEPLLQIDRDSGNPHPLVNAQCTDEYYRGHSALHIAIEKRSLVCVKLLVENGADVHARACGQFFQKRRQETCFYFGELPLSLAACTQQWDVVTYLLKNTHQPASLQATDSLGNTVLHALVMIADNSPENSMLVTHMYDRLLQVGGLQLEDMTNLQGLTPLKLAAKEGKIEIFRHILQRELPEPCQSLSRKFTEWSYGPVRVSLYDLASVDSWEENSVLEIIAFHSRSPLRHRMVVLEPLNKLLKAKSNLLIPRFLFNFLCYLTYMLIFTTVTYYQPALEKDFLPLELTAGNTMLLLGHVLLLLGGVNLLIGQLWYFWRRRLFIWISFMDSYFEILFLVQALLTVLSQVLRFLAVKGYLPLLVCSLVLGWLNLLYYMRGFQYTGIYSVMIQKVILRDLLRFLGVYLVFLFGFAVALVSLSREPQDTGAPAGSNTTEVAGKEDKEAPYQGILDTSLELFKFTIGMGELAFQDQLHFRGVVLLLLLAYVLLTYVLLLNMLIALMSETVNSVATDSWSIWKLQKAISVLEMEKGYWWCRRKQQRAGVKLTVGSRPDGSPDERWCFRVEEVNWAAWEQTLPTVCEEPSGRGGPGAITSPALASQSSQDSAVEEDHVPLQPLESH